TATATCATCTGATAAAAGTACATGGTATGACGTCAATGTCTTATTGTCACAGCGCTTTATCTGGTTATACCATCTAGATTACAGAGCCAAGACTGCGCCCGATAACCAAATAGCTCTAATATTTCAATATATGTCGTCTTACAGATACATAGACCGTCTTACCACAATAAGTAATTAAGTCCTATAAAGAATCAATATGACAACGTTCCATAAATATATTCTCCATGATGATACGACCCCCCCGATAGCAGAGACAGCAAAGCATCTGAAGACGCTGATCCTGAAGCTAAAAGAAGAAAATGGGAAGATGGGATTCACCGGAACATCAAGAAGACAACGATCATGACCGTCGCCAACAAGGAAATCGAAGTGGTAATTGGTTTGGTGTTCCTTGGGTCCCTGATCGATCATGGAGGCAGCTCGACAGGTGAGATAAAGCGTTGATTAGCACtggccatggtgagcatggacccaatatggaagAGCAAGGATGTCTCAGCCCCCATCAGATGAAGGTTATTTACAGCCATCATCTTCCCAAATACAACAGCTGTGAGGCGTGGACACCGAGGagagcagacagaagaaaaatggaTGCTTCTGAGATGTGTTGGAGAAAACATCCAAACCCCCTGGACAACTGGGGTCACCAACAAACCTGTCCTGGACCGTCAACATAGAGGTGTCTCTGGAAGGCAAGATCCCGAGACAGACTGACTTCAGACGTGATGAGGGCCAATTCACTGGAAACAGAGATGCTCCTTGGAATGATCAGTGATGAAAGGAAACGGTGAAGACAAAAGACGCATTGGCTGGACACCATCGAGAAGGAGACTGAAATGGACATCAGGCAAGGGAAAGCAGCCATGGAGAATAGAGAAACAcggagaggactggcctacagagtatcaaAGAGCCGGACATAGAATTGGAgttggatggatatatatatgtataaaatattAACTATGAAAAATATATGATTAATACAATTGTAGATTTGCGGTGAAGGCAGAGATACTAAAggatgaaaatataaaaaaaatgaaaaatacctGGATGCATGTACTCATGGGGTGGATTAACAAGGTGCATACTGGAAAGAcaatataaaaataaagaaaaatgagtAAAACTATGaaaagaagtggaaaaaaaacataaatatattttaagaaaaataaagaacataAAAACTGATGTTTTAAAAGACTCAATAAAAGTCGCTGCCCTCTGCCAGGTcctcaccgcccccccccctcccgcatcgATGCAATTCTCTGCAGTACCTCCTTTAGGTCATTGGGTGTAAGTGTGCTCAACCGAAAGATCCAGAACTTCTCTCTTATTCTCAGCCTGGGACTTCCCCCAAGGAACCTTCTCTGGTGGAGTTGAACGCACCCCCGAGGGGTCGCTATTATGGTGGGGCAGAACGTGCCTTGAAGCGCCGTGCTCTATTTGCTCGTGTTCTTAATGTGTTGATCGTCCGGCCTATGTACATCAATCCACAAGTATTCCAATAGATAAATAATAGAAGTAGATCCACAATTTAGGAAGGCCCTCAGGGGATTGAGATGATGTCTTGTCCATCCATCACAACCGGAGGGAAATCCGTATGGAGCACCATCATGCCCTCGTACTCTGCATCTGTATGAGCCTCTTACTGGTTTCTCCGGGATCCCTTGAGGGGGTCAGTATAGTGGGTCAAAGTGTTCTTTAGGGTATGGTGGTTTTTTGGAAAATTACTGGGGAGTATTCAGAGGTCTCAGTGGTAAAGATACCCCCCCACCTTCCCCTAGGACCCCCCAGTGTTTCTAGACAATGTTTTTGAATTGGTAGTGTTGGGACTTACAGCGGGTGGTGGACAGCGCTCTGGGCTTGTGGTCTCTGGTTGTTCTTGATCTTTGCAGGCTCACTGATCTGCCCTCCGCCAATACCCGTCTAAAGGCTGATTGGATGGTCCCTTCTGGGTACCCTTTTTACCTTAAGCATTATTTAAGTGTTTCGCATTGGTGTTTACAATCCTGCTCAGAGGCGCAGGCTCTTCCTATATAGGCCGCCCGTACGGAACATGAATCTTCTACTTTATCTCACAGCAGCTCGACAAATCTGAATAACCAGATGCGTACCAAGTCTCCTCCTAAAACCGTGGACCCAAATAGTCATCTGACCTACATAAATGTAGATCCACAACACTATATTGGTGGAGTCGATGGATCCTGGAAAGTCCAAACCCCAATCCTTAGTATGTAGAGTACACCCCTCTCTGTCCAGTCCATTGCCGTCCCATATCCATAAAGTGTTTGTAGAAGGTGACTCGGGGGACATTTATACCCTCCTCATGGGCCCCCATGTATGAATTATAGTAACTGGCCCCTGACCTGGTCCCCATAGCAGATCACTATTGTGTATACAAAGATTCTTATTAAATGGGAAATAATTGTGTAGAGTAAGGCCGGTCGCACACGAACTggttggattccacatacggAAGCCCACATCGGAGTTGGGCCCTGACCGCGTCCGCGCATACCTGCCTTTTCTGCTCTCTATCTGTGCTGCGAATAGTTGCGGCGAGCCGCCATTGGAcacgtgcagtacagattttttttcaataatttttttattaggTGGTGACGCGTAATTCATGACCCCTCCTCGATGTCCATTGCGggagggccgcaggtcggacggctaccattgacttcaatgtaagccatccgtgtggaatccgcactataatagaacatgctgtggttttttttctccactcacTGAAATTGCAATTCGGTTCCttcagtgtgcaggaagaagcgcctTCCAATAGTATACTTTAGATGTTTTTTTCTGTGGATGCCCAGGATGCCCCTGTCGGGTGTTGTATTTGTGtacagtgacctccagggtctCCCATAGGCACGGGTCTCCCATGTTACATCATTAATCGGGGACAGATGTCCCGTATCCTTCCGGCACGCCGGTGAGTAGTGACAAACCTCTGGAGATGGTTGTCCTCGTACTCTGAAGGGTTCCTGGTAATCGAGCCGCCCCGCTGTAATCAGACCGCTGGGTTGGAGAGAGACTTATGGATCTTTAGTAGGAAGGAAAAATATGGAATTTCAGGGTTTTAGGCAAATAGAATCTCTTTCATCTTTTGGGTAAACTGTCTTCAGGCTTTTCCCACAAGTTTGAATAAATCCTCTTCTCTGTATTTTGGGGTGACTTTCTAGAATTCTGTCATATTCCGAGGCCCCCAGTGTTCTCAAAGCTTCCATATCATAAAACCTTCTGTccgtaatccccccccccctccccatcccccgttGTCAGCGGCTGTAATAACAATCTCACCCCTTTAGATTGGGGAGAGACCCTCTAGATTCTTTGAAGCGATGTGTCCGGTCGGTGATCTTTCGTATTCACCTATTTAGGCCTGTTGGGATCTCCAGAGGGGAATTATATTTGATTCTATTCTTTTATTATATATTGTCTTTACCGTCTCCCAACCCCTGAGGCGCTGGAACTTTTTACTTCCTCTGTTTTTACCCAGCTGTTTGTATTGACCCCGGGGTTCAGCTGAGCCTCGCGGACTCTTTTCAGGTCACTGACGTCACGTGGGCTGAGTGAGAGCAGCTTGAtcccatacaagtgaatggggTTGAGCTGCTATAGCAAGGTACCGCCACTACGAAGTGTACAGCGCCATGCCTGGTATGCAGTAAACAGTGCAGAAAATGGGAGTGTTGTGATGGCCCGACCAGGAGgtgggtatatagggttgtgtcTCCTGTATACTCAGCCCTTCCCCCGCTGATATCTGCGGATCACCAGTATAATAACCTGCAGCTAACACGCCCAGCAGTGGGCTGAGAGGCGGCAGAGCTCTAGTCCTCCGCTGCGGCGCTCACAAGGGGCCAGCAGTAACTACTGCCTACTGATTGCGGTGCGGTATGGCAGCGGGAAGCAGCATTCATCATCCCTACATCTCATAGGCTACAACAGAGACACATAATGCCGTATAGAGGAGCCGGAGCCCACCCCAGGGCCACAACCTCTACACAcagctgactggtgggggtcccgAGGACACCTCATCCTCAGGAGCCGGCATGTCTTACCGCTGGGGGGCTCTTGTTTGTCCTGTCTcaaggctctttaaccccttagtgacgcagccTCATTTGGCTCTAAGGACGCAGTGATGTTGAAGGGATTTTAATCTTCACTTTCCAAAACCCGTTCCTTTATTTTCCCGCCGACGTGTCCGTATGAGGCTccgtttttgcgtggcgagctgtataatgtattgtagaacttttataaattttttggagggcagagagagaaaTCACTAATTCTACCGTTattgttgtttgttttatttttgctttttccttcatttttttgtgttttagcaTTAATCGTGCAGCAGAAATGACGACATAAACTGTATTAAGACAATATCTGCCGGGGACCGTCCATCtactatatatgtgtatataatatgtagATCGTGTAACTATAGAGCCGCAGATGTCAGACAGCAGATTTTATTCTTCATGCAGAAGTTCAGCTGTGGAGCACGGAGTACAGAAAACATCCAGTTTACACATAACGAGGCGATTACAGATAattacactgccccccccccccccccacaataatTGCAGCAGGTAATCACTGATTTGCTGAGCGGCTGGATTATCCGGGTCTAGTATTTGTCAGGGAGGCCTTTGGGCCTATAATGATTCGGGTCGCCTCCATAGCGCCCCCACGTGTTTGCTTTCTGATCCGCAGCGTGGTCCTCGGCTGTTTGTGTGCCGAAGAATGTCTCAGCAGTTTGTCTGGCATCACTAGGAAGAGAGGAAAATGGATCAGTTCAGGCAGGTAATGAGCATAAAGCATAGATTTACTCTCAAAGGTATATATCCGTTAACATCTACTctagtcacagccagagctgcattcaaaataTTAACAGTTTCCTGTTGGCTACAAGACGTTGCTGCCCCCTGGTGGGAGAGTGTACAGATACTCCACCAGGGATACAGCTGTTggaagacttaggcctcatgtccacggggaaaatcaggcccgccgcggattctcaatgcagaatcccgcagcgggtccctcctttcccgcggacatgagacctaaaaataagcattactcacctgtccgggcgCTGTGGATTtgccctccgttgcggccggatcttctttcttcggcccggcggatgtgttcgCTGGCAGCATGCTGCGCACATGCgccgtgcatttttttttttttaaactcctgctctcccgcgccggagagcaggcattcagctgcgggtgtgccgcggatccagacggcatccataggcttcaatagaaggagacccgcactaaaatggagcatgcagcgggtgttttcctgcacacgcaatccgcgcctcaaaggaaaatgacatccgcagatatttaactacctacgggtgtccaatgcatccctatggggcgcggatcacgcgtgcaggaaaaacgctgcggattttcaattttcttttacccgtggacatgaggctttaaacGTTTAGCATGTCCTGGCAgtggcatgctgagagttgtagttttgctcTTGGTTTCTGCCACTACCACTGAGTAAGGTTACTAAAGACTATCTCCCagaatgcaatgcaatgcagtgAGAGCTCTTTAACACCCACAAAATTTCCATGACCATGACTTTAGTGTTGGCAATAccgagcctggccactgcagcggcaatggagctgtctgcttcctgcagaaatcagctcagtacacaagcacAGCGGCTTTACGAACAGCTGATGATTGGATTTCTAAGCAGAAGGCCTCTGCTAAAGATAGACCATCAAGTGTTTCCAACTTGACAACCTCTGTAAGACTACATCTCCCAGAATGCAATACAGTGAAAGCACTTTAACATCCTAACATTTCCATGACCATGAGGCCACTTACCTTATGAGTTTGGCGGCCCAGGCTCCACCGCTTCCTCTCTGTGCAGCGTCATAATTTCCCCGGGCGTGGAAATACTTGTCAGAATCCTTGTAGTTGGCGTCTAACATATCCATGTAGGCCCGAGCCATGTCCAAGGATCCTGCAAAGGGggactgttctcagtaagggaaaccaagtcatcttatagatatgataccttttaatgggcaacaaaaagacatgatattACTGCAGCTTTCCAACCTTCtttgggttcttcctcaggcataatggaatagatctgaagaggtatgtatgtatgcaagtgtatgtatgtatgtgtgtatatatatatatatatatatatataatatatataatatatataatatatatatatatatatatatataatatgtgtgtgtgtatgtgtatgtatatatatatatatatatacacacgcatgccTATGAAAGGGACAGAAATGTTGGGATTAATTTgcacagaacaggatgagtagaggagtaaatacttaattagtccactgataggaatgtgaaggttttatggtctctagattggtgttagggggtcaccaggccagcgtgttatcccAGCTATAgatttttcatattctccactgatgcacgAATCCACATGCGATGGTAATTCCGGTCTTGagagtcaaagatggttataaacttgtgcccccaaattcttctgtgacgtttaGATTTGAAGCTGCCTTTTAATCTAGTAACTTCCATGTGTTCCATGTTGTCTCTGTGCCTAGAGCAATGCTCGGCTGCAGGGAAGTCCGTCTTCCTCTCTATAAtcatgtggcgatgagatctcatcctggcttttagcttttgtcctgtttccccaatataaagcccccaacaggacatttactgcccctgatcaggtacacaacatcagacggggaacatgaaaaaatgtaaagataCGTTTTAGAAgtttaattaccttttattttttataatagttGAAAAAATCTTTTTCCCctattaaaaatctaaataaaaaaacccTCAAACATATTTGGTTTTGTGTTACTCCGATCCATCAAAGTAACACATAATTTATCCCGTACAGTGAACATGGTCAGAAAATAATACTcattgccagaattgcgctttttttggttttCCCATTCCCATCCCCGaaaacaaaaagtgatcaaaaagtcacataaaCTTCAAAATGGTAACAAGAGACCCTACAAGATGTGTGAGGGCTCGCTTTTCGCAGGGCAACTACattgaaggaaaaataaagttatggctgtccgaagatggcggcagaaaataattgtattctTTCGGAAGGATGTTTTAATTTTTAaatagtacaggaaaaaaaaatctctgacaTTGGTATTATCTTAATGCTGCTGCCCCCTAGTATAAAGGTATAATGTCATTGTTGCAgcagtgtgtatgccataaaaacaagaccacccCCAAAGATCAGAGGATTGCGaatttctttcccccccccccatttcactCCGCTTaggaagtttttcagtacattataaggtacattaaattgtaccattaaaatatacaactcgccccgcaaaaaacaacaagtccCCAGACCTGCTACCTGAAAGTAGGGAGAAGAAACCAAAGATTAAAATGACTGTTTTGGCATTAAACTTAGATCATCACTGTGACAAAAAGTTggagaaaaccctttaaaatacATATTCTGAGAAGACTGGTAGAGTTtgcagggtcctccagggtcatcaggtcctccagggtcatcaggtcccacctgctcagtgcaggattcactaaatcatcccagacagatgtctgtccgcctctgaagacttccattgaaggagaacttgccacGAAACAttgattcatgtaagttagctaagtgttccctcaccagctctctgcttatagatagcctgcattctcttattcccccagtagcacagggaagatcagttgatgttacatctactctctgaaagaaaacagatacaaaatagaatgtaaaagttcggccttctcaccatcattcttaaccaattcaccattttcttcTCGTAAGCATCCAATGGCATCTGTGACTTGTCTTTTGCTTTTgatccccaaatccttttttattgcttttggcctctcttacaagcctcaattcattattagctttagcttttctgacccttgccctacagtttctgcagaccacattatattcttctttagatattccccctctttccattaaGAGACATATAGGAGTTGTCCAtgaataaacatggcttcttcctCTCAAAAATGGCACCACAGTTCAGACCTAGTCACTACAATGGGGCTGAACTGCAATTTTTAGATATAACCAGTGGATAGTGGGGCGCTATTCCTGAATGAAAATAGTTGTTGTAAACCTGGACTTCTCTTTTAATGTCATCTAGGTAAAGCGGTAGAGCCCATGGCAGTGAATCTCCGCTCTTAGATTGTCTGCTGCTGTACAAAACTCAATAATAAGTGAGGTTAAAAATTTCCATTTGGCTAAAAAGTCCAGTAACTGCGCCCCCTACTGGACAAGTTATTACAGCAAATAACAGTGGTCCTCAACTTATGGGTCTCCAGCTGTTGAAAAATTATAGCAATAAAATTTAAACAGTAtgaaggcatgctgggagttgtagttttgagaGAGCGGGAGACCTCTTACCTTGAGCGGCTTCTTTAACAAATTTTGCACCATCGAATATACTCTGGAACTGTGCATGAGCCACGACTATAGGGACCAGCAGGAGGAGCACCGGGACCTTCATCAGGATCTGCGGAGAGTTTTCTTTTCTGGCAGAAGGAAGGCTGTAGAGACAAACCGAGTTCTGTAAATGTGCTGCTGTTGTAGCGTTGTGGTGCTGCAGTCCTCGAGCGGTGGCTGGTGATGCAGCCTATCCACATGTAACTCAATAACACTGAtcttggtagaaggattgcacagcatcaatatttgcagatgacacaaaactatatataagACGAGAGGACAGAAGGCGGTTACAAGAGGCTCTGGATAAGTTGGCcgttgggcagaaaagtgacagatgaggtttaacattgataaatgttaAGTTCTAGGTGTCACCATTACAGTTATTTTATAAtggtaagcttaactggagcaaccagtgtcaggcagctgctgccaaggcaaataggatcatggaggcatcagaagaggtcatggggcacatgatgagaacattgttcttcctctttacaagtcactggtcggaccacatatggaatattgtggacagttttgggcaccagtactcaagaaggacatatcagagcttgagcgggtacaaagggggcaactaaagtaataaaaggaatgggcggactacaatacccagagaggctgtcaaaaTTGGGACTACTTAGTTTAGAataaagacagctgaggggcgacctaataactatgtataactatatcgaAGGACAGTACAAAAATCTCCCCagaatctgtttatacccaggactgtaacaagatggcgctctaataactatgtatagatatatccgggatctctctcatcatctattatacccaagactgtaacaagggggcgctctaataactatgtatatatatatcaggggtcagtacagagatctctcccatcatctattatacccaggactgtaacaagggggcgctctaataactatgtatagatatatcaggggtcagtacagagatctctcccatcatgtattataccatggactgtaacaagggggcgctctaataactgtgtgtatatatatatatatatatatatctatatcaggggtcagtacagagatctctcccatcatctatttatacccaggactgtaacaagggggcgccctctacatctaggagGAAAGAagctttctacaccgacatagaatagggttctttactgtaaaagcagtgagactatggaactctctgcctaaggacatgGAGATGGCAAATTTGATGAGTATGAgtggcctggatgtctttcttgagtcttACAATATTATTTGTTgtgtcactgattactcagaagggtcggtgatccagtga
The Eleutherodactylus coqui strain aEleCoq1 chromosome 11, aEleCoq1.hap1, whole genome shotgun sequence genome window above contains:
- the LOC136582516 gene encoding serum amyloid A-5 protein-like, which codes for MKVPVLLLLVPIVVAHAQFQSIFDGAKFVKEAAQGSLDMARAYMDMLDANYKDSDKYFHARGNYDAAQRGSGGAWAAKLISDARQTAETFFGTQTAEDHAADQKANTWGRYGGDPNHYRPKGLPDKY